ataaaagtttattggtTACGTAGTATAAAGATGCGCGTTTGTAATTgtctaaattcaaaactaaattttgtTTGTCGCTATTAgctaagcaatttaatttgattcgTAATCAGAACATAATACATGGAATCAAGATTTACAAAATCTTTCATTCCcaataatgaattaatattattattgctatcCGAGTGTTATGTAACTGTTACGATTTTAGTTTGCTATTTTTCCTATCGAAATAATAACTTCTGACCTATTTGTTTGATAAGTAATTAACGGTCTTATCGCTATAAATGTGTCACTAAAGTTAAACATCTTAAAGTAAATAGTCCATTTctgaaatggaaaaatatattagtattaaagATTTGGAAGATGCAGCCACTGCGTTACTCCCGAAGGCTGCCAaggattattataaaagtggTGCGACAGATGAATTTACGTTAGGAGAAAACAAAAACGCCTTTAAAAGGTAATTATGCAATAAACCATTCCGATCTGAAATCTGAATAAAGACTGTCTCATATTTTCCCATTTCCTTTatctaaaagtaaaatttttgCATCCCAAAACGATATTTTTCCTTTTGATAGTCGTATAAGTGGATATAGCgcgaatttttatttgatatatatatcaaattaatatattacatagttcatataaatttatattgtctGCGGTTTCTAATGCAAAAACTACACAGGAAGCTTTGCTCTTTTGCTAAACGCTGTTAAGCAAGAGACTGAAACTACGAAAGCACgttagatttatttaacaattaataaagcATAATTCTTTATGTCAAATGCAAAGCTAGTATTAAGTAGCATCAGCCAGTTATCTTGTAATAGATAAGCCATAGACATTGTTCAAATTTGTTAGATTTTGCTACAAAGATTCTCTCagacaatttataaacttaagaataatatttgacCTCGCGAATAGAATTAATTAAGGGAAGTAAGTTCAGCGCTGTACCAAAACGATTACTTGAGGAGACGAACTAAAAATCAAGGCTTGTAATAGACACATTTATTGCAGAAAACACacgatacataaataataattataatttttaggcTCCGTATAAGGCCAAAATCTCTCGTCGGTATTACGCACTTCGATCTGCATACAACTATTTTAGGAGAGAGAGTCACAATGCCAGTTGGAATATCACCAACCGCAATGCAACGGATGGCTCATCCTGATGGGGAGACAGCTAATGTTAAAGGTTATAGATAAATTCATtcgttcaatattttttagttttgatgTTTACGGTAAGTATagttagaataaaaaaataggcaAACATCTTTATTTGATACTTTCGTATTTCTAAGGCtagcttaaattatatataacctatgtaaacagtaaaaataataatctaaaatggatgattagtaaatttattttaaaaagcttgGTCAGTATTTTCTCCAAGCTCCCGAAAGAACCAGCTCTGTGGTCACTTATCTACTAGGCGCCaatataaatcttaattaaCGCCTGCTGACTTGACTTCACGCCCTAAAATTTTCTTCTCTATGCTATAATGTTACGCCTTCGCAACGGGCGCCCgcttttgtgtttttttccAAGGGAGGTGACTGGGGGCCaacgtgtccacacaagtaACATCTGATCAATATTAGTGcgtaaatataaagaaatatatatgtatttaatatacaaatgtaaatttagtaataaagttgtatacattttaaaaacagagaaaatatatctatcagaacttcataattatataatagtaacaGCTTAAagcttttctatttataaatataatttcatttcgccttaatatgatttatttacacttcgttacactataaaataaaaataaaaattaacataattaaatcaaaaggagggcaactggcggccttatcgcttacgagcgatctcttccaggcaaccactgtgagtaaagaaaaaaaagaaatgtattaaataagataggcaagtagtgcaaaatacatgtaatacacatatgatatttttatgaaacctCATTTATTATGAACAAAGTTTacggaataaaaaaaaatacttgaattGGTCTAACCGTATTCCAGTTTTGGTTTCAACAACATATTTTGgggtttaatttaatttagatttagatAGATAGTTTGCAATTTGTCATAGTCTTGTTAAATCactcaatttcaataaaatattattgaaattgagtAGTCCGGccggcgtccatgcgtcgagTTGTCTGTCtgcctaaaatatggcgatgGGGCCGaaggctggccatgcgtcatactcgtgaaggggtgctacttgtggtaaCTGGTCGTACTGAATTCGTTTATGCGgtgatattagttatttcgactgtgtatttgcgtgttgttcccacgagaataaAAGTGTGTGAAATCACCATgtctcctgctgatagaggacaaatcttttcttttcttttattattattaattagttaagaTGTCACGTGGAACATGGCGTAacggttgcagctccttacagatgtgtaaaacaaaaacttagcgtttaaaaagagtggcggagagtttattgtcagttcttctcttccgttctacgtccttgatttgagtaaatgtaaaattagcttttgacgttcataagagtacattgtgttacctatatgaataaatgattttgaattttaaaattgaatgcGGATGTTAGACTATCGTAATCCCAGAGTATGCTTAATTATAAccatattttgattttagcTGCACAAGCTGAAGGTGTAATTTACACATTAAGTACAATATCAACCAGTTCCATTGAAGAAGTGGCCAAGGCTGGTCCTAATGCCGTTAAGTGGTTTCAGctgtatatttataacgaCAGGTAAACATTATcactaataacaatttttactgttacattttttaaaaggcGTTAGGATTTTGTAACCTAACGCCTCGAGTAACATTGTAAGCGCTTACGTCCATTTTGAGTTTCTGTTCTCTGGTTCGAATGAAGCCAAGCAAAAAGTCGTCGGCCTGTATCCTAAAAAGgtcaactacaaatatccgtacaatcagccatatataaataggcatacaaatgtcatatcaatttttacaatgtcttattaagAACATATAATActgttaaagttaaattatttacaatcggtgtcaaatctatggtccaaatactcgCCTACGATGTTAAGGcaccttgcctttaaaaatttgatcACCTTCCccttgaaaaaacaaatggcagtgatctataaTTTCTAGGTGGTAGCGCGATTGGTTATtcttatatttactatatattatatacttctatataattttaatatgtatatatacatattgaaatacatacaaaaacgtcAAGGTGTCAACGACAACGTGTATTGGAAATTACAGAGTACAGGTATAACTCACGTTTAGTAGGGTGTGACTGGGATGTGGACTGAGTAACAATAATCTTCTTAAGTATTTTGTGGGTCTTACATTAGTTTGACgaagtttttgtttgtataaaaggtctacgttaaatattattacgaaAATTCTCATAATTGCGCGTAGCCTAGTGCGGCGTAAGATGAAGATTAGAAGACAGATTTGAAGCTTTGGAAAAGTAacaactgtatttttttattttctggaGTCAATCCAAAGGAAAGTTTATTCCTAAATGGATCTAGGATATATATGTATGGGTAAAATGTACGTTGCTATTAATAAAGCAAccatatatattgtaatttacacATTACAATTGTAATTTAAGTAGGTTTGCACAATCGTTTACTGTATCTATTAATAACTTGATTTTCCTTAAAACATCATTCATCTATTTAGTAGCATTCATGTATTCTGATACATgtattttagattatattgGCGAGAGCgtctttagaaaataatttatattcattataatatttaaagttgaTATCAAAAATTAGTAAccatttatgtatttagttGAGTAATACGTAGCAGTCATGATAATTACAGTAAGGggtcttattattattaattaactatataaaCCACCACTGAGTGGCATCCTTATATTAAAGAACAAACGTTCATAAAATCACAATACCTTGTTTGTCATCGGAACACATAACAAAATCAgcaagtttataaatttcctTGGAAAATTATAAACCTTCGTAGGATTCTTAACCagagataaattttattattttacgataACATTTTCGCAAATTGATAAACTTACACACAAGACACACTTTGGTTTTAAGTTGTTCTTTAATATAAGGATGCCTCTCAGTGGTGGTTCATACagttaattaacaataataagaCTTTCATTCTAATTATCATGACTGTTACGGATTATTACTCATCGaagtacattaattaatgGTGAGTAATTTACAAgtctgttaaataatttacttttcagGGAAGTCACTAAGAGACTTGTGATGAGAGCTGAACAAGCTGGATTTAAAGCAATTGCTCTAACTGTTGATACTCCGATATTCGGTTTAAGAAGGGCTGATGTTAGAAATAAGTTCACATTACCTCGTCACTTAAAGtaagtataatttaacattttgctTGTTAATGCTTGGTTATTTACTGTTACTAGCGCCTGGAGCACTACCGCGTCCTctccaataatattttttatttattgtcgtCTATTTTTGAGTATAATAGAACTTAAGAGTcagaatattaaaacttttacatAAGGCTGTCATAACGCTAAGTCTTGAATCTTATTACCATTGAACTTGGCAATGTCTTTGTCATATGTcaagaattgcattatttatttaggtataaAATGGTTTAGGAATCgaatttcaactattttttttatgtgtatattcaaaattaacttaattattatttttatcgatcaatctccttcgtgtcttctccatctacaTGACACTGGCGAAAtaccttgtgcccagttggcataaataagaaaaaaaatggtttagattttaagttttacttgttatgtttataCTATGTTTTTAGTTCAGTTTTATATTGTATCAGTATTatgttactgtaaaaataggaaataaataaatattttcttctgcatttagaaaaaaatggaTTCGTATTGTGGACGGAACTATGTATATAGAAGAACAATATAGATTGTTTCCATCAAATCTAGTAGGAAGCTGATCCACCATAGAAATATATGACTATAGAAaatgattttagttttatatttgcctAATGTAGACCAGACTTTCATAAAATCTTTTCAGATTAGCCAATTTTGAAGGACATTTATCGACGAAGATTCACAGCACAGGCGAAGGGAGCGGCCTAAGCCATTACGTTAACAACTTATTTGACAAAACATTAACTTGGGACGATGTTAAGTGGCTGAAAAGGTAAATGTACATTTTACAGATTGGCCACTAAGCTAATGTTCTTGcgttaatttgtttttctatgtTTGAAAACTCATGAATCTCTTTATAATCTATGGTTCTAAGCCCAGAAGCTCTTTTTATTAGAAGCCTGACACAGATCAAGAACTCCGACAAGTTTGCGGTAAGCAGTCTGAgctgaagaaaaaaaagttcttTCTAAAGAACTTTATCTTGTTTGGAGCAAAAAACTGTAAACAGCACAATTCTTTTCCTTCCCTTCGTTTGTTTGAgacttattttcttaataataataatattgtcttaaaTAACTTTCATACTATTGCTGCAGCATTACAAAATTGCCGATCGTTGCTAAAGGAATATTACGTGGTGATGACGCCATTAAAGCGGTTGAGGCTGGTTGCTCTGGAATTCTGGTCTCTAATCATGGCGCCAGGCAGCTCGATGGAGTCCCAGCCACGGTATGGTATTCTGATGGTGTCTGAAATCTTGTACCAAGGGGCATGGAATAGACACAAATTATGTTATGAGACTTCTATTATCAAACCCTAAATCGATTTACGAAAAATACTGCGAAGTCTGAGTGAATCTGCTTTTAGCGGTGGTCCATTTATGTTTTGtcattttttacaatatgtttcttctgtattttaatataaataacgtaGTATTATCATATTAACTAAGTTTCGCTATTCTGTCCAATAAACAtgcagtttatttatttaactgtttaattgtaaatattctctaggttattttaatttattgacaaattaaataaaaaaggaataacGATTTCTATTAGATAAAacgacaattatttaaaaattaaagtccTTAACTGTACCTTATGTTTTTAGATTGAGGCGCTTCCTGAAGTGATAGAAGCAGTGAAGAATTATAACGTCGAAGTATACCTTGACGGAGGTGTATCGAGTGGCacagatatatataaagcTCTGGCCCTCGGTGCTAAAATGGTAATAAATTCTGAATGTTTTTCCTATATCAATATTGGCTAGTTAAATGCGCAGCATTAgctttttaacattaaatcaaaatgcttaCTAATAATTGTCGAACTGAGTTCTTTAGCCTGAAGATTTACTTTACATGAGgtatatttatcatatttacGAGTTAGAAAGTTTAGTTGATGacatgtaatttattaaatcaaaatatcaacCGAACAATACAAAGGGAGATTTCAGCACACGTCAACCCCCTTCGGGTCTCTAGCAAATGGCGTATTTCAGCTGAGAAAGGCGATTTGCCGCTGTATGATAGTTTGCGAGTTACAGGAggaaaacaaattattgattttgagTCCCTAATTGCCTCAAAATCTGATAAAAGCCAAGAGGCCGATTGAAGatggttaaaattataaaaaaataaatagtttacttACATTTTTGACGACACTACGTAGTATGCGAGCGCTTTCTTGTAGTTTAAACAGCTGGCTCCTGCTAAGCCAGTACTGCAATATCTTTTTTACTTAATAggtttttttacaatgtcgTAGTTTTGAATAAACATGGTAGCATGATGGCGCAGAAGTCTAGAGATCTAGGTCTAGAGGCTGTGAAGTTTGTTCCGCCTTCGCCTCTACAATTGTCATGACcttgattatttttacaatccaACATCCAGTTTGCAGCCTCCAACTAGTACAGGACTGTCTGATATAGGGGGATGAGAAAAGAGGGAAATAGATTTTCTGCAATTTCTGTGGTTGGGAGGCGGCGAACTATctgttttactttaaaatatagaagtcattagaaaatgtcaaaatctgttaGATTTCTAGAGGTAGCAAAGAAAATTCGCCACTACTAGAGATTTTTTACCTTTATGTGCGTCAAATTTATGGTATAATAAATGGGTTTTCACTAATAATAGATATTGGTCACTGAGGGAGggttaaataaaaagcaaattcTATAATACATGTTCTACCTTGCCTTACCTATGGCTGCGAATCTTGGACACTCTCTAAGCAGCACAGTACTAGCACACTAGTGCCATGGAAACAAGCATGCTGAGAATAAGGAAATTAGACAGATAAAGAAACTCAGAGCTAGACCAGGTGACAGTCATTCTCACTAAGATATACCAATTGAAATGGAGATGGACAGGTCATATGCTAGGGAGTTCCCATGAAAAATGTAGCCTAGAGACGGAAAACGTAGGAGAGGCGTGACAAAGCAAAAGATGGGAAGGCGAACTCAAACTATCAGCAGGCTACTACTGGAGAAGGGTCGCATAGGATAGAGAACAGTGGAAAGGG
This region of Pieris brassicae chromosome 13, ilPieBrab1.1, whole genome shotgun sequence genomic DNA includes:
- the LOC123717852 gene encoding hydroxyacid oxidase 1; translated protein: MEKYISIKDLEDAATALLPKAAKDYYKSGATDEFTLGENKNAFKRLRIRPKSLVGITHFDLHTTILGERVTMPVGISPTAMQRMAHPDGETANVKAAQAEGVIYTLSTISTSSIEEVAKAGPNAVKWFQLYIYNDREVTKRLVMRAEQAGFKAIALTVDTPIFGLRRADVRNKFTLPRHLKLANFEGHLSTKIHSTGEGSGLSHYVNNLFDKTLTWDDVKWLKSITKLPIVAKGILRGDDAIKAVEAGCSGILVSNHGARQLDGVPATIEALPEVIEAVKNYNVEVYLDGGVSSGTDIYKALALGAKMVFVGRPALWGLTVGGEAGVRKMLGILRKELEYTLQIAGTPTVDDITRDMVRHESAYSRL